The following coding sequences lie in one Lolium perenne isolate Kyuss_39 chromosome 2, Kyuss_2.0, whole genome shotgun sequence genomic window:
- the LOC139835717 gene encoding uncharacterized protein: protein MSQSYGSSTPRSHLKPLQCLLQTSAQSLSSSGSSNSTMTKLPNASLNFAAGSTSSSSTQAPFNFAPLITTRLGPENYLYWRAQVAPILRSHLLTGFIDGTFPCPSEFIDNPKASEDATAPRRLHNPSFTAWHQQDSALLSAIIATSTEVVQGMILFAASALDAWTTLEARFSSQSTARGMQICRALFEVKKLDSSVTAYFNKVKSMSDTLTSIGQPLSQEQFISYLLAGLDDDYDALVEVVSARTTPMPLHDLYAQMLSTEQRVERRKTVLHHGGFPSANASFRGQGKPPQYRQDFRSGPDPRNVPRPNYINKQAGGAPGSAGFSNGNGGPRQGDRPDYRSGGAGDRSGFDRGACPGTGGGGGTRPQDYLGVDNDGRYMDRQVAASTTHGQTSSYSIDSAWYMDTGATDHLTHQLDKLTVKENYRGTNQHDWCRQPPSYVWFRLAGLRKL from the exons ATGTCGCAG agctacgGTTCATCTACTCCTAGATCCCATCTAAAACCTCTCCAATGTCTTCTTCAGACTTCAGCTCAAAGCCTGTCGTCGAGCGGCTCCTCCAACAGCACCATGACGAAGCTGCCGAACGCCTCTCTGAATTTCGCCGCCGGCTCGACGTCCTCGTCCTCTACTCAGGCGCCGTTCAACTTCGCGCCCTTGATCACCACTCGGCTTGGCCCCGAGAACTACCTCTACTGGAGGGCGCAGGTGGCGCCCATCCTCCGCAGCCATCTGCTGACAGGCTTCATCGACGGTACCTTCCCCTGCCCGTCCGAGTTCATCGACAACCCGAAGGCCTCGGAGGACGCCACTGCCCCACGCCGCCTCCACAACCCGAGCTTCACTGCGTGGCATCAGCAGGACTCGGCCCTCCTGTCCGCCATCATCGCCACATCCACAGAGGTCGTCCAGGGCATGATCCTCTTCGCCGCCTCTGCCCTGGATGCGTGGACGACCCTTGAGGCGAGATTCTCCTCACAGTCCACTGCTCGCGGGATGCAGATCTGCCGCGCCCTCTTTGAAGTGAAGAAGCTTGACAGCTCGGTTACGGCCTACTTCAATAAGGTGAAGTCGATGTCTGATACTCTAACGTCCATTGGACAACCTCTTAGTCAGGAACAGTTCATCTCCTATCTTCTGGCGGGGCTTGATGACGACTACGACGCGCTGGTGGAGGTCGTCTCGGCACGGACTACTCCGATGCCACTTCACGATCTGTACGCCCAGATGCTGAGCACTGAGCAGCGCGTCGAACGGCGCAAGACGGTGCTGCACCATGGCGGGTTCCCGTCCgccaacgcctccttccgtggCCAAGGGAAGCCGCCCCAGTACCGGCAGGACTTCCGCTCAGGCCCAGACCCGCGCAACGTTCCCCGGCCCAACTACATCAACAAACAGGCCGGGGGAGCGCCTGGCTCTGCTGGGTTCTCGAACGGCAACGGAGGCCCACGCCAGGGAGATCGCCCCGACTACCGCTCCGGtggcgctggagatcgttccggcTTCGACCGTGGCGCATGCCCTGGcaccggtggtggtggaggaacccGTCCG CAAGATTACCTTGGCGTCGACAACGACGGTCGCTATATGGACCGCCAAGTTGCTGCGTCCACTACTCATGGACAGACGAGCTCCTACTCCATCGACTCCGCCTGGTACATGGATACCGGCGCCACCGACCACCTCACTCATCAACTTGACAAGCTCACGGTGAAGGAGAACTACCGCGGCACCAACCAA CATGATTGGTGCCGCCAGCCGCCCTCGTACGTCTGGTTCCGCCTGGCCGGCCTGAGGAAGCTCTGA
- the LOC127334733 gene encoding glucan endo-1,3-beta-glucosidase 14, with product MAMAKPSRAGPSPPLPRCFLLFFTILLAAPAHEAVAAALSIGINYGQMGDNLPSPSRVSSLVRSMQVSKVKLYDADQNVLRAFLNTGVEFVIGIGNENVSAMLDPATAQAWVQHHVRPYLPSTRITCITVGNEVFKGNDTALKDNLLPAMKSVYGALGTLGLQGQVNVTTAHSLDIMGSSYPPSAGAFRPDVAPYITPLLDFLSAARSPFLINCYPYFAYKDDPAGVPLEYVLFQPNAGVIDPATGLNYDNMLYAQVDSVYAAIQALGHSDVDVKISETGWPSRGDPDEAGATPQYAGIYIGNLLRRIEMKQGTPLRPAVPIDVYVFALFNENLKPGPASERNYGLFYPDGTPVYNVGLRGYLPPMDESDGARTVIHLFALITIASITVMLS from the exons atggccatggcgaAGCCGTCGAGGGCTGGAccgtcgccgccgctgcctcgctgcttcctcctcttcttcaccatCCTCCTCGCAGCACCAG CACATGAGGCGGTGGCAGCAGCACTGTCGATCGGGATCAACTACGGGCAGATGGGCGACAACCTCCCTTCCCCATCCCGGGTGTCGTCGCTCGTCCGGTCGATGCAGGTGAGCAAGGTGAAGCTCTACGACGCCGACCAGAACGTGCTGCGCGCGTTCCTCAACACGGGCGTGGAGTTCGTCATTGGCATCGGCAACGAGAACGTGTCGGCAATGCTGGACCCGGCGACCGCGCAGGCGTGGGTCCAGCACCACGTCAGGCCGTACCTCCCCAGCACGCGGATCACCTGCATCACCGTCGGGAACGAGGTGTTCAAGGGAAACGACACCGCGCTCAAGGACAACCTCCTGCCGGCCATGAAGTCCGTTTACGGAGCTCTGGGCACCCTGGGGCTGCAAGGACAGGTGAACGTCACCACGGCGCACTCCCTGGACATCATGGGCAGCTCATACCCTCCCTCTGCCGGCGCGTTCCGGCCCGACGTGGCCCCCTACATCACCCCGCTCCTCGATTTCCTGTCGGCGGCGAGGTCGCCGTTCCTCATCAACTGCTACCCGTACTTCGCCTACAAGGACGACCCTGCCGGCGTGCCGCTGGAGTACGTGCTATTCCAGCCCAACGCCGGGGTCATCGACCCGGCCACGGGGCTCAACTATGACAACATGCTCTATGCCCAGGTGGACTCCGTCTACGCCGCCATCCAGGCGCTAGGCCACAGCGACGTCGACGTGAAGATCTCCGAGACCGGCTGGCCGTCCAGGGGCGACCCCGACGAGGCCGGCGCCACGCCGCAGTACGCCGGGATCTACATCGGAAACCTGCTGCGGAGGATCGAGATGAAACAGGGGACGCCGCTCAGGCCGGCGGTACCGATAGACGTCTATGTGTTCGCGCTGTTCAACGAGAACCTTAAGCCTGGGCCAGCCTCCGAGAGGAACTACGGGCTCTTCTACCCTGACGGCACACCGGTCTACAATGTCGGCCTGCGCGGGTACCTGCCGCCCATGGACGAGTCGGATGGCGCGCGAACG GTGATTCACTTGTTTGCCCTCATCACCATAGCATCCATCACCGTCATGTTATCTTGA